The region TCCCACGATCAGATACGTGAGCATGATGGAAGGCCCGGCCTGCTGGATCGCCTTGCCTGAGCCGAGAAATAACCCTGTTCCAATCGTACCGCCGATAGCGATAAGCTGGACATGCCGGTTCGCGAGCTCTCTTTTTAATTCTGTCTGTGCCATTCCTGTTTCCCCCTTAATGAATTCAACGCTGCAAATAACGCAAAAAAGGAGACTGGATATCATCCAATCTCCCGGTTCATAAGAGGTTCCAAATAAGCTATCTGCCTACGCTGAAGGAAATCAGCCAGGGAAATAGAAATCCGGTACTCTTCTGTCCTTTTGCCTGAGATTGTGAACCCTTCGGCGCTGCGGTCTCCCGCAGTCTCTCCAGAAGCTGCTCCAGCTATAGTGTGATCCATAGCCTTCATAGCTTGCGAATATTTAATTATTTGAAGCGGACTTCATCTAAATATTTGTCAATTCTATTCATAGCCCAGACTTCTGTCAATAACATTAGTTACATCGCTTGTTATTTAACCGTAATTTTGGTTTCCAGATCTTTATAATAGGTTTTAGCCCATTGGCCCTGTTTGTCCTTGAACATTTTCCCGCTGGCATCCTTGGCATACGTAAACGGCTTAACACTAATGGTCTTCGGGACGGCCGGAAAAGCGCCGTAGTTCTGCTCCTCGGTACCGCTTGTCTTAACCTTCTCAAACGGCTTGCCCCACGGCGAGCTCACATTTCCCTTCTCATCCACAAGGTCATATAACATTCTTTCCGGGTTCCCCTTGGACTTGGCCGCTGCCGGAACTTCCCCCTTGAAGCTCACCTGCAGAGACATTGTCAACGGGGTCATCTGGAAGGATGTCACTGTGTAGCTGAATGTGCTGTTCTTTTTGGAAACGCCCGGCTTCACGGTTAACAGGGTCCCCAGCTTGTTCACTTGAACTTTAAATATAAATGGCTCCTTCACCCCGTTGGCGTATGCCTTCAGCGTAAGGTCGAACTTATCCGGGATTTGCTGCTTCATAGCTCCTTTAGTTAGCCGGATCAACGCCGTGTCCGTATCTTCGGAATTTGTGGAGATGGACGTATCGTACAGCAGCTTTTTCCCATTGACCAATACATCCACAGTTCTGGATGGGTCCATGAAGGAACCATACTTGTCTACCGTCCCTCCCTCCTGCCGGATGCCTGCGACAAGCTCATTACTGTCATAGATCAGATCGGTTAGTGTCAGGGTTACCCCCTCCTGGGTCACGGCCTGATTCGGGGCGGCAGCAAGCTTTTTCTGAACAATCGCCTTCAGAGTGGCGTTATCGCTGATCGCGAATACGCTGCCAGCCTTAGTATCCTTGTTGACATCGGCTGCCGCCGCTACGGCTACAGTGAATCCCCCGCCGACAACTGTTCCTCCGAGTACAGCGGTTACTGCTGTTGCTATAATTGCTTTCTTCATGGTATTTAAGCTGATCGTGTACATAGCTTTTCTCCTTTACTGATTAAGAATATACAGGTATAACGTTCCCCTCCTGCCGGTTTGTGACAAGAGCGCTGAATTCACGCGCTCCGTACAAAGTCATTTTTGAATAAACAGAGTCATTTCCAAGAAAGAATTCCGAAGGGCTGCTCTACTATAATAAATTCATCCAGAACAAGTAGAGTGAGGTTAGAACTTATGGCAAATCCCGCACCACAAGCTATGAACACCAAGCCAGCGACACCGCCCCAGGGCCGTTTCGGCCGTCTGCTGCACAATATCGTGCGATACCGGGTGCTGCTGCTGATGCTGCTGCCCACGTCGATTATCTTTTTCATCAACTGCTATATTCCGATGTTCGGATTATTCATTGCCTTCAAGAACATCAACTACATTGATGGCATTATGGGCAGTCCCTGGGCCGGGCTGGATAACTTCCGGTTCCTCTTCGCCACCTCTGACGCCCTGCGCGTGACGATCAACACCGTGGGGTACAATGTGGTCTTCATTATCTCAGGCCTAATTCTCTCCGTCTCGCTGGCGATTGCGATCAATGAGGTGCGTAACAAGCTGGCTTCGAAGTTCTTCCAGACCGTGATGATTATGCCGAACTTCCTGTCCATGGTCGTGGTCAGCTTCATCGTCTATGCCTTCCTGCACCCGGAGTATGGCTTCCTGGTCAAGCATATTCTGCCGATGTTCGGCTACTCCTCGGTGAACGCTTATATGCATCCTAACGCATGGCCTTACATTCTGTGGATCACCAAAATGTGGCACTCCATCGGGATCGGCAGCGTCATCTATCTTGCAGCGATCACCGGCATCAGCGAAGAGCTGTACGAGGCTGCGGTGATGGACGGGGCCAGCAAATGGCAGCAGATCACCAAGATTACCCTGCCGCTGCTTACGCCGATCATGGTCATTCTCACGATTCTTAATATGGGCGGTATCTTCCGCTCTGACTTCGGGCTGTTCTACCATGTGACCCTGGACTCCGGTGCGCTGCGCTCGACTACGGACGTCATCGACACCTATGTCTACCGGGGCCTGATCCAGCTCAATGACCTGGGGATGTCCTCTGCGGCGAACTTCTATCAATCGGTCGTCGGCTTCTTCCTGGTCATCGGCGCGAATGCACTGGCCCGTAAGCTGAACCGCGATACGGCTCTTTTCTAGAAACGGAGGATTCTAATGACTACTGCATCCCGAAGCAACCCTTATACCAAAGGCTCTACCACCGCCCAGATTATTCTGAATGTGTTCTTCATCGCCTTCAGCCTGGCGTGTATCCTGCCGATCGTGCTCATTGTCGCTATCTCCTTAACCAACGAGAAGGCCTTGACGCTCCAGGGTTACAAGTTCTGGCCCGATCATATCGATGCGTCCGCGTACCAATATTTGTTCAAGCATTCGGAGACACTGGTTAAGGCGTATGGTGTCAGCTTGACCGTTACCCTTATCGGAACTGTTCTGGCCGTGCTGCTGATTGCACTGTATGCGTATCCGCTCTACCGGAAGGATTTCCCTTTTAAAAAGACATTCAACTTCTATCTGCTGATCACGATGCTGTTCTCGGGCGGACTGGTTCCCTTCTATCTGCTGTACGTGAATTATCTCGATCTGAAGGACTCGCTGGTCGCTCTGATCCTGCCCGGCTTGTCCAATGCCTTCTATATCTTCATCACCCGTACCTTCTTCCAGCAGACCATCCCGGAGGAGATGATTGAATCCGGCAAGCTCGACGGAGCTTCGGAATGGCGGATCTTCTTCCAGCTCGTGCTGCCGATCTCCCTGCCTGTACTGGCGACCATCGGACTGTTCACTACGCTGATGTACTGGAATGACTGGTTCAACTCCATGCTGTTCATTAATGACACCAATAAGTTCTCGCTGCAGTACGTCATGATCCAGATGATCCGCCAGGCCGAATTCTTCAAAACCCAGCTTGCCGGCACCGGTGTCGCCCTGATGGTACAGGAATCCGTTCCAACCGAAAGTCTGCGCATGGCCATGGTTGTGCTGTCGATTGGTCCCATTCTGTTCATCTATCCGTTCTTCCAGAAGTACTTTACCAAAGGCCTCACGATTGGGGCGATCAAAGGTTAATGGGTCTAGCTCTGGCGTAAATGCCGGTTAGAATATATGATCTAATTATCATTGAGGAGGTTCATACAAATGAGAACAACCAGAAGCTCGGGCGCGGTGCTTGCTGCCCTAACCGCCGTGATACTGGGCATTACCGGATGCGGCGGGGGCAATTCAGGTGCATCCGCCCCGTCCAAGGCAGAATCGACAGCAGCAGCTACAACAGCAGGTACGGAAGGCAGCACGAATCCTGACACCTCAACGTTCCGCAAGCTGAAAGTGTACACGGTCGGGAATTTCCCGCAAAATGATACCAAAGCGGTTGTAGACGAGATCAACAAGTATCTCAAAGAAAAAATCAACGCCGAGATTGACTTCCAGGGACTCCCTTGGTCCTCCT is a window of Paenibacillus sp. FSL H3-0469 DNA encoding:
- a CDS encoding DUF5643 domain-containing protein — its product is MYTISLNTMKKAIIATAVTAVLGGTVVGGGFTVAVAAAADVNKDTKAGSVFAISDNATLKAIVQKKLAAAPNQAVTQEGVTLTLTDLIYDSNELVAGIRQEGGTVDKYGSFMDPSRTVDVLVNGKKLLYDTSISTNSEDTDTALIRLTKGAMKQQIPDKFDLTLKAYANGVKEPFIFKVQVNKLGTLLTVKPGVSKKNSTFSYTVTSFQMTPLTMSLQVSFKGEVPAAAKSKGNPERMLYDLVDEKGNVSSPWGKPFEKVKTSGTEEQNYGAFPAVPKTISVKPFTYAKDASGKMFKDKQGQWAKTYYKDLETKITVK
- a CDS encoding ABC transporter permease subunit → MANPAPQAMNTKPATPPQGRFGRLLHNIVRYRVLLLMLLPTSIIFFINCYIPMFGLFIAFKNINYIDGIMGSPWAGLDNFRFLFATSDALRVTINTVGYNVVFIISGLILSVSLAIAINEVRNKLASKFFQTVMIMPNFLSMVVVSFIVYAFLHPEYGFLVKHILPMFGYSSVNAYMHPNAWPYILWITKMWHSIGIGSVIYLAAITGISEELYEAAVMDGASKWQQITKITLPLLTPIMVILTILNMGGIFRSDFGLFYHVTLDSGALRSTTDVIDTYVYRGLIQLNDLGMSSAANFYQSVVGFFLVIGANALARKLNRDTALF
- a CDS encoding carbohydrate ABC transporter permease, which codes for MTTASRSNPYTKGSTTAQIILNVFFIAFSLACILPIVLIVAISLTNEKALTLQGYKFWPDHIDASAYQYLFKHSETLVKAYGVSLTVTLIGTVLAVLLIALYAYPLYRKDFPFKKTFNFYLLITMLFSGGLVPFYLLYVNYLDLKDSLVALILPGLSNAFYIFITRTFFQQTIPEEMIESGKLDGASEWRIFFQLVLPISLPVLATIGLFTTLMYWNDWFNSMLFINDTNKFSLQYVMIQMIRQAEFFKTQLAGTGVALMVQESVPTESLRMAMVVLSIGPILFIYPFFQKYFTKGLTIGAIKG